From one Rhopalosiphum padi isolate XX-2018 chromosome 2, ASM2088224v1, whole genome shotgun sequence genomic stretch:
- the LOC132922876 gene encoding peptidyl-prolyl cis-trans isomerase-like 3 produces MSVTLHTDVGDIKIEVFCEECPKTAENFLALCASDYYNGCSFHRNIKGFIVQTGDPTHTGKGGSSIWGRKFEDEFKENLKHKERGTISMANNGPNTNGSQFFITYAAQPNLDLKYTVFGRVIDGFEAIDELEKLPVNSKNFKPLTDVKIQYISIHANPLAS; encoded by the exons ATG tcTGTAACCTTACATACAGATGTCGGtgatataaaaattgaagtattttgtGAAGAATGTCCAAAAACCGCAGag AACTTCTTAGCATTATGCGCCAGTGACTATTATAATGGGTGTTCGTTTCACCGCAACATTAAAGGATTTATTGTTCAAACTGGTGATCCAACTCATACGGGTAAAGGGGGTTCATCAATTTGGGGTCGAAAGTTTGAAGATGAATTCAAAGAAAATTtgaaa cATAAAGAACGAGGAACTATATCAATGGCTAATAATGGGCCTAACACGAATGGTAGCCAGTTTTTCATTACATATGCAGCTCAACCAAATCtggatttaaaatatacagtttttggaag ggtaATCGATGGATTTGAAGCTATAGATGAACTAGAAAAATTGCCGGtgaattcaaaaaattttaaacctTTGACTGATgtgaaaatacaatatatttctaTTCATGCAAATCCTCTGGcatcataa